A genome region from Dickeya chrysanthemi NCPPB 402 includes the following:
- a CDS encoding urea amidolyase associated protein UAAP2 — protein sequence MIKTSQRDPATAVYRATVQAGDYWLHRLEAGQTLRITDLEGNQAADTLFYNADDTAERYSMSDTLRGQHNVFLTTGSVLRSNEDRPMLEIVADTCGRHDTLGGACATESNTVRYDLEKRHMHACRDSWMLAVAQHPEYRLTKRDITHNINFFMNVPVTPDGGLTFADGISAPGKYVEMVAKMNVLVLISNCPQLNNPCNGYNPTPIDIAVW from the coding sequence ATGATAAAGACCAGTCAACGCGACCCCGCCACGGCGGTTTACCGCGCCACCGTTCAGGCCGGCGACTACTGGCTTCACCGTCTCGAAGCCGGTCAAACGCTGCGCATCACCGACCTCGAAGGCAATCAGGCCGCCGATACCCTGTTCTACAATGCCGACGATACCGCCGAACGCTACAGCATGAGCGACACCCTGCGCGGTCAACACAACGTGTTTCTCACCACCGGCAGCGTGCTGCGCTCCAATGAGGACCGCCCGATGCTGGAAATCGTGGCGGACACCTGCGGCCGTCACGATACGCTTGGCGGCGCCTGCGCCACCGAGAGCAACACGGTGCGTTACGACCTGGAAAAACGCCACATGCACGCCTGCCGCGACAGCTGGATGCTGGCGGTGGCGCAACACCCGGAATACCGTCTGACTAAACGCGACATCACCCACAACATCAATTTCTTTATGAACGTACCGGTCACCCCGGACGGCGGGCTGACCTTTGCCGACGGTATCTCCGCACCGGGGAAATACGTGGAGATGGTCGCAAAAATGAACGTACTGGTGCTGATCTCCAATTGTCCGCAACTGAATAACCCCTGCAACGGCTACAACCCCACACCGATCGATATCGCCGTCTGGTAA
- a CDS encoding urea amidolyase associated protein UAAP1, producing the protein MNDHYQTELPAGSHWSLVMRRGTALHLTDIEGGANVGMLFYNPENPLERYNAPDTLKCQHTFRLTAGHCLYSDMGRIFCGIETDGFGWHDTVCGTANAQQVARQFGELNYQQARNDRHQNGYDSFLVELAKYGLGKRDMAACVNFFAHVGSDDDGNLRLEQQGKPGAGVTLRFAMDTLVILHTCPHPLSTAADYPRHPVCLTLDHQPAPLPDICLARPENRRGLRNNTLYYLAEQPQGV; encoded by the coding sequence ATGAATGATCATTATCAGACTGAACTGCCTGCCGGGTCGCACTGGTCGCTGGTCATGCGCCGCGGCACTGCGCTACACCTGACCGACATCGAAGGCGGCGCCAACGTCGGTATGCTGTTCTACAACCCGGAAAATCCGCTGGAGCGCTATAACGCACCGGATACGCTCAAATGCCAGCACACGTTTCGTCTGACCGCCGGGCACTGCCTGTATTCGGATATGGGGCGCATTTTCTGCGGCATCGAAACCGACGGTTTCGGCTGGCATGACACCGTGTGCGGCACCGCTAATGCCCAGCAGGTAGCGCGTCAGTTCGGCGAGCTGAACTACCAGCAGGCCCGTAACGACCGCCATCAAAACGGTTACGACAGCTTTCTGGTGGAACTGGCGAAATACGGTCTCGGCAAGCGCGACATGGCGGCGTGCGTCAACTTTTTCGCCCATGTCGGCAGCGATGACGACGGTAACCTGCGGCTTGAGCAACAAGGCAAGCCCGGCGCCGGCGTCACGCTGCGTTTCGCCATGGATACGCTGGTGATTCTGCACACCTGTCCGCACCCGCTCAGTACCGCCGCCGACTATCCGCGTCACCCGGTGTGCCTGACGCTGGATCATCAGCCTGCGCCGCTGCCGGATATCTGCCTGGCACGCCCGGAAAACCGGCGCGGGCTACGCAACAACACGCTTTACTATCTGGCTGAACAACCACAAGGAGTCTGA
- a CDS encoding ABC transporter ATP-binding protein, whose protein sequence is MSLLTLKNLRKEYDGQVVLERLNISVEEGEFVSIVGASGCGKTTFLKMLLGTESPSSGQLLLDGAPMPQEPDEHRGVVFQRYSVFPHLRVVENVMIGAEFAEARWFGRVWGTRRRALRDQAMTMLRQVGLEQSAQKYPHQLSGGMQQRLALAQALIKRPRILLLDEPFGALDPGIRAEMHQLISQLWQENRLTIFMITHDLKEGFSLGSRLWVFDKLRQDPQAPDAFGASITYDLPLDRAPAGVRASVGELIDRRRYVA, encoded by the coding sequence ATGTCGTTATTAACGCTAAAAAATCTCAGAAAAGAGTACGACGGTCAGGTGGTGCTGGAACGGCTCAACATATCCGTTGAAGAGGGCGAGTTCGTCTCTATTGTCGGTGCCTCCGGCTGCGGCAAAACCACCTTTCTCAAGATGCTGCTCGGTACCGAAAGCCCCAGCAGCGGCCAATTGCTACTCGACGGCGCACCGATGCCGCAAGAGCCGGATGAACACCGCGGCGTGGTGTTCCAGCGCTATTCGGTTTTCCCTCATCTGCGGGTGGTGGAAAACGTGATGATTGGCGCGGAGTTCGCCGAAGCGCGCTGGTTTGGTCGGGTATGGGGTACACGCCGCCGGGCGCTTCGCGACCAGGCGATGACGATGCTGCGCCAGGTTGGGCTTGAGCAATCCGCCCAGAAGTACCCGCATCAGTTATCCGGCGGTATGCAACAGCGGCTGGCGCTGGCACAGGCGTTGATAAAACGCCCGCGCATTCTGCTGCTGGATGAACCGTTCGGCGCGCTGGACCCCGGCATCCGTGCCGAAATGCACCAGTTAATCAGCCAGTTATGGCAAGAAAACCGCCTGACCATCTTCATGATCACCCACGATCTTAAAGAGGGGTTTTCACTCGGGTCACGTCTGTGGGTGTTCGACAAACTCCGTCAGGACCCACAAGCGCCGGACGCGTTTGGCGCCAGCATCACCTATGACCTTCCGCTGGATCGTGCGCCTGCCGGCGTGCGGGCCTCGGTGGGAGAACTGATTGATAGGCGGCGATATGTCGCCTGA
- a CDS encoding ABC transporter permease, whose protein sequence is MRKLINYQPLPLTRGMMGFLPLLALLLVYLMASDARLAVNAADKLLPGLGAMAQAMHRMAFEPNERTGEYLLWVDTAASLLRLLTGVGLSAVLALVFGLLCGALPAVRATLSPLITLFALIPPLAVLPILFIVFGLGEVSKVVLIMVGITPFIVRDLQLYIQSLPQEQLVKAQTLGGHSGQILWRVILPQLMPRLLDAVRLSLSSAWLFLIAAEAIAATEGLGYRIFLMRRYLAMDVILPYVAWITALAFLLDVLLRVVSRRGWPWYYAK, encoded by the coding sequence ATGCGCAAATTGATCAACTACCAGCCGTTGCCGCTGACGCGCGGGATGATGGGGTTTCTGCCGCTACTGGCGCTGTTGCTCGTCTACCTGATGGCGTCCGACGCCCGGCTGGCGGTGAATGCCGCCGACAAGCTGTTGCCGGGGCTGGGCGCGATGGCGCAGGCCATGCATCGCATGGCGTTTGAACCCAACGAGCGCACCGGCGAATACCTGTTGTGGGTAGATACCGCCGCCAGCCTGCTGCGGCTGTTGACCGGCGTTGGCTTAAGCGCCGTGCTGGCGCTGGTATTCGGCCTGCTGTGCGGCGCACTGCCGGCGGTGCGGGCCACCCTGTCGCCGCTGATCACCCTGTTTGCACTGATCCCGCCGCTAGCGGTGCTACCGATCCTGTTTATCGTGTTCGGGCTGGGCGAGGTCTCCAAGGTGGTGCTGATCATGGTGGGAATTACCCCGTTTATCGTGCGCGACCTGCAACTCTACATCCAGAGCCTGCCGCAGGAACAACTGGTGAAAGCGCAAACCCTCGGCGGCCACAGCGGCCAGATCTTGTGGCGGGTGATCCTGCCACAACTGATGCCGCGCTTGCTGGACGCCGTACGCCTGTCGCTCAGCTCCGCCTGGCTGTTTCTGATCGCCGCCGAAGCCATCGCCGCCACCGAGGGGCTGGGTTACCGCATCTTCCTGATGCGCCGCTACCTGGCGATGGACGTCATTCTGCCCTACGTCGCCTGGATAACCGCGCTGGCGTTCCTGCTCGACGTGCTGCTGCGGGTCGTCAGCCGTCGCGGCTGGCCCTGGTATTACGCGAAATAA
- a CDS encoding putative urea ABC transporter substrate-binding protein has protein sequence MKTILRLLLVCALALCSLGVQAADKPAFKLCWSIYAGWMPWDYAQQHGIIKKWADKYGIDIQFVQVNDYIESVNQYTSGGFDGCAMTNMDALTIPAVGGVDSTALIVGDYSNGNDGILIKGTNNLNALKGKPINLVQLSVSHYLLARALEKNGMSEKNIKVVNTADADLVAAFGTPDVQAIVTWNPLLAEAKKQPGSQLAFSSAQIPGEILDLLVVNTATLKKHPELGKALTGAWYETLQVMSGDSDGARQARTFMGQAAGTDLAGFDEQLAATHLFATPKQTLEFVQNAQLKTTMQSVAEFSFRHGLLGEGALGADIVGVATPAGVWGNTGNVKLRFSDEFLKLAVDNKL, from the coding sequence ATGAAAACGATTCTACGATTACTGCTTGTTTGCGCGCTGGCGTTGTGCAGCCTTGGCGTGCAGGCCGCCGACAAACCCGCCTTTAAACTCTGCTGGTCTATCTACGCCGGCTGGATGCCTTGGGATTACGCCCAGCAGCACGGCATTATCAAAAAATGGGCCGACAAATACGGCATCGATATCCAGTTTGTACAGGTCAATGATTACATCGAATCGGTTAACCAATACACCTCCGGCGGTTTTGACGGCTGCGCCATGACCAACATGGACGCCCTGACCATCCCAGCCGTCGGCGGCGTAGACAGCACCGCGCTTATCGTCGGCGACTACTCAAACGGCAACGACGGTATTCTGATCAAAGGCACCAATAACCTGAACGCGCTCAAGGGTAAGCCGATTAACTTGGTGCAGTTGTCGGTTTCGCATTACCTGCTGGCGCGGGCGCTGGAAAAGAACGGCATGAGCGAAAAGAACATCAAGGTGGTGAATACCGCCGATGCCGATCTGGTCGCGGCGTTCGGCACACCTGATGTTCAGGCCATCGTCACCTGGAACCCGCTGCTGGCAGAAGCGAAGAAACAGCCGGGCAGCCAACTGGCGTTTTCTTCCGCACAAATTCCCGGCGAGATCCTCGATTTGCTGGTGGTCAACACCGCCACGCTGAAAAAACACCCTGAGCTGGGTAAGGCGCTGACCGGCGCCTGGTATGAAACCCTGCAAGTCATGTCTGGCGACAGCGACGGCGCCCGTCAGGCCCGCACCTTCATGGGGCAAGCCGCCGGTACCGATCTGGCCGGATTTGACGAACAACTGGCCGCCACCCACCTGTTCGCAACCCCGAAACAGACGCTGGAATTCGTCCAAAACGCCCAGTTGAAAACCACCATGCAGTCTGTAGCGGAGTTTTCCTTCCGTCACGGCTTATTGGGCGAGGGCGCGCTGGGTGCCGACATCGTGGGTGTCGCCACGCCGGCGGGCGTGTGGGGCAACACCGGCAACGTCAAACTGCGTTTCAGCGACGAATTCCTGAAACTGGCTGTCGACAACAAGCTGTAA
- a CDS encoding DUF3053 domain-containing protein, translated as MMLADYRSRWLLPVVMLVMALQLSACGDKDKDARQAFITFLQGVSQQEGRQLPALTEQQKQSFGRFTQDYAVMTGFNQQLDQALAASLTPVLDVVSRIRVPQDYMTQRDNLRQALGGLNMLSPQVQNAKTQADNARKALKQSEELQTVYDKVYNRAVSLPANAMVTVVPASTSFAQSVVQVGDYLQAQGNQAVFGNNGVQFHTQQQVDQYNSLMTDIANQQQKLFTTLKSQNFLPR; from the coding sequence ATGATGTTGGCGGATTACCGTTCGCGCTGGCTGCTGCCAGTGGTTATGTTGGTTATGGCATTGCAACTGTCGGCTTGCGGCGACAAAGATAAGGACGCACGTCAGGCGTTCATCACTTTCCTGCAGGGGGTTTCACAACAGGAAGGGCGTCAGTTGCCTGCGTTGACTGAACAGCAGAAACAGAGCTTCGGGCGATTTACCCAGGATTATGCGGTGATGACCGGTTTCAACCAGCAACTGGATCAGGCGCTGGCGGCCAGTCTGACGCCGGTGCTGGATGTGGTATCCCGCATTCGCGTACCGCAGGATTACATGACGCAGCGCGATAACCTGCGTCAGGCGCTTGGCGGCCTCAACATGCTGAGCCCGCAGGTGCAGAACGCGAAAACCCAGGCAGACAACGCCCGCAAGGCGCTGAAGCAGTCGGAAGAGTTGCAGACGGTGTATGACAAGGTCTACAACCGCGCCGTTTCTTTGCCGGCCAATGCGATGGTGACGGTAGTGCCGGCCAGTACCTCATTTGCGCAGAGCGTTGTGCAGGTGGGTGATTATCTGCAGGCTCAAGGCAATCAGGCGGTATTTGGCAACAACGGCGTGCAGTTCCACACCCAGCAGCAGGTGGACCAGTACAACAGTTTGATGACGGATATTGCTAATCAGCAGCAAAAACTGTTTACCACTCTCAAATCTCAGAATTTCCTGCCTCGCTAA
- a CDS encoding PTS mannitol transporter subunit IICBA — protein MLSPDTKVKVQNFGRFLSNMVMPNIGAFIAWGIITALFIPTGWIPNATLAKLVGPMITYLLPLLIGFTGGRLVGGERGGVVGAITTMGVVVGTDIPMFLGAMIAGPLGGWAIKRFDAAVDGKIKSGFEMLVNNFSAGIIGMLLAILSFLAIGPLVEALSRILAAGVHLMVQNNLLPLASIFVEPAKILFLNNAINHGIFSPLGIQQATEAGKSIFFLIEANPGPGMGVLMAYMLFGRGNAKQSAPGAAIIHFLGGIHEIYFPYVLMNPRLIIAVILGGMTGVFTLGLLNGGLVSPASPGSILAVLAMTPKGAYFANITAIAAAFAVSFVVSAILLKSSKVKDDDELEQATRRMQEMKSASKGQAVGGVSGDLGTVRKIIVACDAGMGSSAMGAGVLRKKVQDAGLQAISVTNCAINNLPDDVDLVITHRDLTERAMRHAPQAQHISLTNFLDSHLYNDLVARLQAAQSGSVKPAQAAPAVEPAAAPQALFQLTETNVFLNLQAADKEQAIRFAGEQLVKGGYVEPAYVDAMLEREKLTSTYLGESIAVPHGTIEAKDRVLKTGVVFCQYPQGVRFGDDEDDVARLVIGIAARNNEHVQVITNLTSALDDESVIERLAQTENVQDVLDLLSGKSPA, from the coding sequence ATGCTCTCACCAGATACCAAGGTCAAGGTGCAGAATTTTGGCCGCTTCCTGAGCAATATGGTGATGCCGAATATCGGCGCCTTTATTGCCTGGGGGATTATCACAGCACTGTTTATTCCTACCGGATGGATCCCTAACGCGACGCTGGCCAAGCTGGTCGGCCCGATGATCACCTATCTGTTGCCGTTGCTGATTGGTTTTACCGGCGGCCGTCTGGTCGGGGGTGAGCGTGGCGGCGTGGTCGGCGCGATTACTACTATGGGTGTCGTCGTCGGTACCGATATTCCGATGTTCCTCGGCGCCATGATTGCCGGTCCGTTGGGTGGCTGGGCGATCAAGCGCTTTGATGCGGCGGTGGACGGCAAAATCAAAAGCGGCTTTGAGATGCTGGTCAACAACTTCTCCGCCGGTATCATCGGCATGTTGCTGGCTATCCTGTCGTTTCTGGCGATCGGCCCATTAGTTGAAGCGCTGTCGCGTATTCTGGCTGCCGGCGTGCACCTGATGGTGCAGAACAACCTGCTGCCGCTGGCGTCGATTTTCGTTGAACCGGCGAAGATCCTGTTCCTGAATAACGCCATTAACCACGGTATCTTCTCGCCGCTGGGCATCCAGCAGGCGACGGAAGCCGGGAAATCGATCTTCTTCCTGATCGAGGCCAACCCCGGTCCGGGCATGGGCGTGCTGATGGCGTACATGCTGTTCGGGCGTGGCAACGCTAAACAGTCTGCGCCGGGCGCGGCCATCATCCACTTTCTCGGCGGGATCCATGAAATCTACTTCCCGTATGTACTGATGAACCCGCGTCTGATCATCGCCGTTATTCTCGGCGGTATGACCGGTGTGTTCACACTGGGCCTGTTGAATGGCGGTCTGGTATCGCCGGCGTCGCCGGGTTCCATCCTGGCGGTATTGGCGATGACGCCGAAAGGCGCGTATTTCGCTAATATCACGGCTATTGCCGCTGCTTTTGCGGTCTCCTTTGTGGTGTCGGCCATCCTGTTGAAAAGCAGCAAAGTGAAGGATGATGATGAACTGGAGCAGGCGACTCGCCGCATGCAGGAGATGAAATCCGCCTCCAAAGGTCAGGCGGTCGGCGGCGTAAGCGGCGATCTGGGGACCGTGCGTAAAATCATCGTTGCTTGCGATGCGGGTATGGGGTCCAGCGCGATGGGCGCCGGGGTACTGCGTAAAAAAGTGCAGGATGCAGGCTTGCAGGCTATTTCAGTGACCAACTGCGCCATCAATAATTTGCCGGACGATGTGGATCTGGTGATTACGCACCGCGACCTGACGGAACGTGCTATGCGTCATGCACCGCAGGCACAGCATATTTCGCTGACCAACTTCCTCGATAGCCATCTGTACAACGATTTGGTGGCCCGCTTGCAGGCCGCGCAGTCCGGCAGCGTTAAACCGGCTCAGGCGGCCCCAGCCGTTGAACCGGCCGCCGCGCCGCAGGCGCTGTTCCAACTGACGGAAACAAACGTCTTCCTGAACTTGCAGGCGGCGGATAAAGAACAGGCTATCCGCTTTGCCGGCGAACAACTGGTAAAAGGCGGGTATGTTGAGCCGGCGTATGTCGATGCGATGCTGGAGCGTGAGAAACTGACGTCTACCTATTTGGGTGAGTCGATCGCCGTGCCGCACGGGACGATTGAAGCCAAGGACCGCGTACTGAAAACCGGCGTGGTGTTCTGCCAGTACCCGCAAGGGGTGCGCTTCGGCGACGATGAGGATGACGTGGCCCGCCTGGTCATCGGTATCGCGGCTCGCAACAACGAACATGTGCAGGTTATCACCAACCTCACCAGTGCGCTGGATGATGAGTCAGTCATAGAACGGCTGGCTCAAACGGAGAATGTGCAGGATGTCCTTGACCTGCTCTCCGGCAAATCTCCTGCCTGA
- a CDS encoding mannitol-1-phosphate 5-dehydrogenase: MKALHFGAGNIGRGFIGKLLADAGIALTFADVNQPLLDAINQRGSYPVRIVGEQQRVETVNQVNAVHSGSPQAVELIAEVDLVTTAVGPQILAKIAGAIAQGLVKRQESGNTSPLNIIACENMVRGTSQLKQHVLAQLPENTQAWVAQHVGFVDSAVDRIVPPAEAGESDPLAVTVETFSEWIVDKTQFTGEPPAIAGMELTDNLMAFVERKLFTLNTGHAITAYLGQRAGHGTIRDAILDPAVRQVVQGAMEESGGVLIRRYGFDADKHQAYICKILTRFENPWLHDEVERVGRQPLRKLSAGDRLIKPLLGTLEYGLPHDNLIQGIAAAMHYRSEQDPQAQELAALIASAGPQAALAQISGLDADSEVVGKAVSVYNAMQ; encoded by the coding sequence ATGAAAGCATTACATTTTGGGGCCGGCAATATCGGCCGTGGGTTTATCGGCAAGCTGCTGGCGGATGCCGGCATTGCCCTGACGTTTGCCGATGTGAATCAGCCGTTGCTGGATGCCATCAATCAGCGTGGCAGCTATCCGGTGCGGATTGTCGGCGAACAGCAGCGTGTGGAAACGGTTAATCAGGTTAATGCGGTACACAGCGGCAGCCCGCAGGCGGTTGAACTGATTGCCGAGGTTGACCTGGTGACGACGGCGGTGGGGCCGCAGATACTGGCGAAGATCGCCGGGGCGATTGCTCAGGGGCTGGTGAAGCGTCAGGAAAGCGGTAATACCTCGCCGCTGAATATCATTGCCTGCGAGAACATGGTGCGAGGCACCAGCCAGCTCAAACAGCATGTGCTGGCGCAACTGCCGGAGAATACGCAGGCGTGGGTCGCGCAGCATGTCGGTTTCGTGGATTCGGCGGTAGACCGTATTGTGCCGCCGGCCGAAGCGGGCGAATCCGACCCGCTGGCGGTGACGGTGGAAACCTTCAGCGAATGGATCGTGGATAAAACCCAGTTTACCGGCGAGCCGCCGGCGATCGCCGGTATGGAGCTGACCGATAACCTGATGGCTTTCGTTGAACGCAAGCTGTTCACCCTTAACACCGGCCATGCGATTACCGCCTATCTCGGCCAGCGTGCCGGGCACGGCACCATCCGCGATGCGATTCTGGACCCGGCGGTCCGCCAGGTCGTGCAGGGTGCGATGGAAGAGAGCGGTGGCGTACTGATTCGTCGCTATGGTTTTGATGCCGATAAGCATCAGGCTTATATCTGCAAAATTCTTACCCGTTTTGAAAACCCGTGGCTGCACGACGAGGTGGAACGCGTCGGCCGTCAGCCGTTGCGTAAGCTCAGCGCCGGCGATCGGCTGATCAAACCACTGCTGGGTACGCTGGAATACGGCCTGCCGCACGATAATCTGATCCAGGGGATTGCCGCGGCGATGCACTACCGTAGCGAGCAGGATCCGCAGGCGCAGGAACTGGCGGCGTTAATTGCTTCCGCGGGGCCGCAGGCTGCACTGGCGCAGATTTCAGGTCTGGACGCTGATAGCGAGGTTGTCGGAAAAGCGGTGAGTGTGTATAACGCCATGCAATAA
- a CDS encoding MltR family transcriptional regulator has protein sequence MPSWRQPLHRAGGNTVRRINVREATMDDTQAFENRVLESLNASKTVRSFMLMAVELLAEAVSLLMLQAFRKDDYAVKYAVEPLLSGSGPLGELSVRLKLIYGLGMISRKEYEDTELLMALGEELAHDEHAYRFTDDEILGPISELHCVSSLPPSPIPPSGVDPDDALLAAMQQQRYQQMVRSTLVLSLTELIAGISLKKAF, from the coding sequence ATGCCCTCGTGGCGTCAGCCGCTCCACCGCGCAGGGGGCAATACTGTGCGCAGAATTAACGTACGAGAAGCGACGATGGACGATACGCAGGCATTTGAAAATCGGGTACTGGAATCCCTGAATGCATCGAAGACAGTCAGAAGTTTTATGCTGATGGCGGTCGAATTATTGGCTGAAGCCGTCAGCCTGTTGATGTTGCAGGCGTTTCGTAAAGACGACTATGCCGTGAAGTACGCCGTCGAGCCGTTGTTATCCGGCAGCGGGCCGCTGGGCGAACTGTCGGTGCGGTTAAAGCTGATTTACGGGCTGGGCATGATTAGCCGCAAAGAGTATGAAGATACGGAACTGCTGATGGCGTTGGGCGAGGAATTGGCCCACGATGAGCACGCGTATCGGTTTACTGATGACGAAATCCTGGGGCCGATCAGCGAGTTGCATTGCGTGAGCAGCCTGCCGCCGTCGCCGATACCGCCGTCCGGCGTTGATCCCGACGATGCGCTGCTGGCGGCCATGCAACAGCAGCGTTATCAACAGATGGTGCGCTCCACGCTGGTATTGTCGCTGACTGAACTTATCGCCGGCATCAGCCTGAAAAAGGCATTCTGA
- a CDS encoding methyl-accepting chemotaxis protein, which translates to MAIKLENIKVGRKLGLGFSLILLLTVIIAAVSVRYIETLKGRFEKVIFSNQINNEVSEARYYRLLYGTSYNPDSLKENSKHIDNIIGLISSIQGKNWRSDYDERLDNINKLINQYKERRKNYTDAVAKKDDVRKSWNLSDSEKPLKQIEQQVAGNMPLQLQLTSLHQKLVNVRYLVRGLLLSLNSDAEKPLISALDDAQKALGQFVQALTPEQQAIMAPVVSTLSTYKTQVMAYLPAYQEEMAQGKLLGDTANLLIDNVNKMVAEETAATQNDIISAEWQIAITSLITLILGALIAWYISRQITHPLNNTVAIAESIATGDLTVAIETTRRDELGMLFSAMAKMKANLHNMIDDIRMGVSQITTAASEIVTGNNDLAARTESQAASVEETAASMEELTSTVKQNAANAHQANKLVLDATHTAQEGGKLVADVVQTMSDIEGSSKRIAEITSVINGIAFQTNILALNAAVEAARAGEQGRGFAVVANEVRNLAQRSSQAAKEIEGLISTSVEQVSKGAHLVHSAGKTMQEIVTAVTHVHDIMGEITIASDEQSRGIAQVNQAIVEMDSTTQQNAALVQQSSAAASSLEDQAMMLSNTVSAFRLSSSHELAPASHGLPFAGHQQQLSYKH; encoded by the coding sequence ATGGCTATAAAACTCGAAAATATCAAAGTCGGCAGGAAGTTAGGATTAGGGTTTTCCCTGATTCTGCTACTGACCGTTATCATTGCCGCCGTGAGTGTTCGCTATATCGAAACACTGAAAGGGCGTTTTGAAAAAGTTATTTTTAGCAACCAAATTAATAATGAGGTGAGTGAAGCCCGTTATTATCGGTTGCTATACGGCACCAGTTATAACCCGGATAGTCTTAAAGAGAATAGTAAACATATTGATAACATCATCGGGTTAATATCTTCTATTCAGGGTAAAAACTGGCGAAGCGATTACGACGAGCGGCTGGATAATATCAATAAGTTGATTAATCAGTATAAAGAAAGACGGAAAAACTATACCGACGCCGTCGCCAAAAAAGATGACGTCAGAAAAAGCTGGAACCTGTCCGATTCTGAAAAGCCGCTCAAGCAAATAGAACAGCAGGTAGCCGGCAATATGCCTTTGCAGTTGCAACTGACCTCACTGCACCAGAAACTGGTTAACGTCCGCTATCTGGTGCGCGGCCTGTTGTTATCGTTGAACAGCGACGCGGAAAAACCGCTGATTAGCGCACTGGACGACGCTCAAAAAGCGCTTGGCCAATTCGTCCAGGCACTGACGCCGGAACAGCAAGCGATTATGGCGCCGGTTGTTTCTACACTGTCGACGTATAAAACGCAGGTCATGGCTTATCTGCCGGCTTATCAGGAAGAAATGGCGCAAGGTAAGTTACTGGGTGATACCGCCAATCTGCTTATCGACAACGTCAATAAGATGGTCGCCGAAGAAACCGCCGCTACCCAGAACGATATCATCAGCGCCGAATGGCAGATTGCCATCACCTCGCTTATCACGCTGATACTCGGCGCGCTGATTGCCTGGTATATCTCCCGCCAAATCACCCACCCCTTGAACAACACCGTGGCCATCGCCGAGAGTATCGCCACCGGCGATTTGACCGTCGCCATTGAAACAACGCGCCGCGACGAACTGGGCATGTTGTTTAGCGCTATGGCAAAAATGAAGGCCAATCTGCATAACATGATTGACGATATTCGTATGGGGGTCAGCCAGATTACTACCGCCGCCAGCGAAATCGTCACCGGTAATAACGATCTGGCCGCGCGTACCGAATCTCAGGCGGCGTCCGTTGAAGAAACCGCCGCCAGTATGGAAGAACTCACGTCCACCGTGAAACAAAACGCCGCCAACGCGCATCAGGCCAATAAACTGGTGTTGGATGCCACCCATACGGCGCAGGAAGGCGGTAAGCTGGTCGCTGATGTGGTGCAAACCATGTCCGATATTGAAGGCAGCTCCAAACGTATTGCGGAAATCACCTCCGTTATCAACGGTATTGCATTCCAGACCAATATTCTGGCGCTGAACGCGGCGGTGGAAGCGGCGCGGGCGGGTGAGCAAGGGCGTGGTTTCGCCGTGGTTGCCAATGAAGTGCGTAATCTTGCTCAGCGCAGTTCGCAGGCAGCCAAAGAGATTGAAGGCTTGATCTCCACCTCGGTCGAGCAGGTCTCGAAAGGGGCGCATCTGGTTCACTCGGCGGGTAAAACCATGCAGGAGATTGTGACTGCGGTAACGCATGTACACGACATCATGGGGGAAATTACGATTGCGTCCGACGAGCAAAGCCGCGGTATCGCTCAGGTCAATCAGGCGATTGTCGAGATGGACAGCACCACCCAACAAAACGCCGCACTGGTGCAGCAATCTTCTGCGGCAGCCAGCTCACTGGAAGACCAGGCCATGATGCTCTCCAATACGGTATCGGCTTTCCGTCTCTCCTCGTCCCACGAACTGGCGCCAGCCAGTCACGGTTTGCCGTTCGCCGGCCACCAGCAACAGTTATCTTATAAGCATTAA